ctcaaaccaggcagggcactgaagtcctaagctgacggggcaggaaggcaggggcagaagtagtcttggcacatcaggtggcagcttccaaggggggttctgtgatccaacctgtcacaggcatagctatgtctcttggGGTGTGGATGTAGCTGTACCGATGTAAGTTTcttgtgtagatcaggcctaggTGTAggataagagacaacagatggatagagagagatgggggagtaCAGGGTAACAATGAGACACCACTAGttagcatgacaggcagtggtctcagtctaactgttgtcaagtgTTTAATAGACATAATGGAAAAGGAGAATTTTAAGAAGGGCTGTGGAGTAGGACAATAAGTTAATTTTGCAGATGTTTAGAGGGAGAACCTCCCAAGCTTTAAGGGCaccatgggagaaagcacaaaggggcttgtttAAAAACTTAACAAGTGGGCaattgtgacagtctgtacccttaAGTTTTACCAGCCTATTGTaaactttgtacaaagtatgccttctgaggtatcatttgaaagctcataatttgctgaacattattgtcctgataaatacgtatggcaacattgtatgtaaagttataaagattctactgtatgacttTACTGAGACatgctccaagtttagaaaagcaggcacaaaccagttcctcagagacaaaaggcaaactgatgcctcagccaggtatcagcataatcaaatggactatcaccggGGTAAGTGTCCATTTTGTGTcaggaagaagggtgtgagcaagaaatttacatcttggcaatggAACAGCTGGAGATTCCCATGCAAACAGGCTGGCTGCCACCAGAACCCCAACTGGAGATGATTCTCAGAGGAGGAAGAGgcataaaaatgaggaacagaggccccaaatcacccctctcctccctttctctctacccatGACACCCATGACTAATGGACAAGAAAAGGAACGGAACATTGGATTGGGGGAGGGGTCCAAAACTGCAAaagaacatgtggtgagagactTTTATTTTGAATTCACTTTGCTTGTAAAGTTAGGTATTTGTTCGTGTTtgatcttttatttatttgtaaccaattctgattttttatgtctcattacttgtaatcacttaaaatatttctttctgtAGTTATTAACATTATTTTATCTAAACATGTGTGTGTTTGAAGTGTGTGGGAAGCTCTATTTGAGATACCAAGGTGTGTGCATAttgttttctattaatgaaatgatggactttctatgagcttgtattgttcaGGAAGATACTGGGCAGTACAAGCAGCACACTTCTGAGGACAAATTTAGGACTGGGAATTTTCTGGTGTCACTCTGaaatataattcaggagtggctggctaaaAGCACTCATATAACTCAGCTAGAAtaatttacatgctagaggctgggTGTGAGAAGGCCAGGAGTGGTTGTTCTCACAGCAAAGTAGTATAAATGGCACCCCAGGTTGTAGAATTAAGGGGACATCGctgtccatcagtccagattgtaccctggggaatgtcacagcaATGAATATCATAGGATGAATGAAGGTAGGAGCTGACATCTGTGATGAATGAGAAATGATAGATAGGGTGAGGataggccttgaaagtgaagacaagtagcttatgtttgatagaCAAGGAGGAGCGCGTTGAGGGTGACGGGGCACTTCCTTAAGAGTCTTCTACAGACAATCCCAAAGAAAACTATAGCAGCCTTAACCTGCATGCACTGGATTCACACTAAAAATACAGATGCTGTTAAAGATGACTGcaaaggaggtgggaggggaccatgtttttttttttttaatgcagttggggggtggggggctgctttTTTCTTGTTACTTTAGGAATATCAAATCATGACTTGCACATGCCCTTGCAGGGCCATAAGAACTGGGGTGTCAGCTCTTGCAGCCACTAATCGATTTACGTGGGTGTTGAATCAAGATCTTTCCTTCCAGCTATGTGTCAGGTTGAGTTAAACAGTCTGAATAACAATCACTCCCCCGCTTCGTTAACCAGGTTTCATTTGTATGGCAGCCGATACCTATCTAGGCACTTAGGCGGCCCTTATCACCGTAGTACCCGagtatagagccctgcaaatctgccgATATCTGCATATCATGTTTGCGGATTGTGGattggatgtggatacaaattttgtatccatgcagggctctacctgAGCGCCTCACAGTCATCAAtagattttatcctcacaacacccctgtgaggtaggaaagtattatcctcattgcacagatggggaactgagaatgGAGAGGCTAAGGGGGGATATTTGCAAAGGCCTGAATCAGTTATGTacccaactcccagtgactttcaATGGGCATTCGGTGCCTAACTGTCCTctgtgcctttggaaatctctCCCAAGTAAGCACAAAGAAAGTCTGTGGCTGACCCAAACCCACATCTCCTAAGTCGCAGTCCTGTGCCGAGTCCACTAGACAACACTTCCTCCCATTTTTTGATTTCAGGATTTTGATAATCTTGTCACTTTTCCAGTTGTCCAAGTCTTCCGGGCCGGGAGAGATCTAAGGTCCCCATCCTGCAAGTGTCCActacatggacagagcagtgtgaCTGTATGGAGACCCAGTAGAGTCATGGGAGCTCTGCACTGCGGTCCACCTGAGCAGAGGTTATTGCAAGATGAGGACCCAGGCATTGTAAATGCCAGAAGGGAATTCACTAAAAGAAATAGTTTAATGAGGTTATTAATAAATAACTATTTGGTTCAATTCCATTACACGCTCCTGGTATCCTTCTTCTTGGGGAAGAAGACAacctggggaactatagaccagtcagcctaatttcaatacctggaaagatactcgAACCATCAATATTAAATGgccaatttgtaagcacctaaatgatcatgggggggagggatagctcagtggtttgagcattgacctgctaaacccaaggttgtgagttcaatccttgaggggaccacttaggaatctggggcaaaatcagtacttggtcctgctagtgaaggcagggggttagacttgatgacctttcaaggtcccttccagttctaggagataggttatctccattaatttaattttaaattttttttaatcatagggttctaaggaatagccagcatggatttttcaagaacaaaccatgccaaccaacctaatttccttctttgacagggttacaagCCTAGCAGATAGgaaggaagcagtagacgtgatatatggttattttagtaaggcttctgagacagtcccatgtgacattctcataagcaaactagggaaatgtggtctagatgaaataatATAACATGGGTGCACAGCTGATTGAAAGACTGAATTCAGAGAGTAGTTCTTAAGGGTTCACTGTGAAACCAGAgcatatctagtgggatcccacaggggtcaCTCCTGGGTCCAgtattagtcaatattttcattactgacttggataatggagtggaaagcatgcttataaaatctgagaatgacaccaagctgagagggacggaagcactttggaggacaggattagaattcaaaatgaccctgACAAATTAAAGAATTAGTCTGACCAGTCAGACCAATCAGCTTAATTTtgttacctggaaagataatggagcaaataatcaaaaaatcaatttgtaagcacctagaagataggtgataagtaacagtcaacatggattagtcaaagaacaaatcatgttaaaccaacttaatatccttctttgacaggataacaagccttgtaaTATAACTCGACTTTAGCCTAAGGCTTTTGATACCATCTCACATGACCTGCTCATATACAAACTAGGGAACTATCGCTTAGATGaatctactataaggtgggtgcataactggttggaaaagcataCTCAAAGAGCCATTATCAACgcttcacagtcaagctggaaggggatattaagtggggtcccacaggaatctGTCCAGGGTCCAGGTCTactcaatatcttcataaatgatttgtatAATGGCATGGAGAATACACTTATAAgtctgcggatgataccaagctgggaggggttgcaagcactttagaagacaggattagaattcaaaatgatcttgacaaactggtaaaatggtctgaaataaatgcaatgaaattcagtaaggacaaatgcaaagtactacacttaggaaggaataatcagttgcacaaatacatagtgggaaataactgcctaggcaggagtactgcagaaatggATCTGGCTGTTAGCATGAATCACAAACTAGACAGGAGTCACACAGCCCTTCCTGTTTTAATTTCAAACTTACTTCTCCGGGGAAGCTCAGCTCAGACACAGCATCTAGTTTGTCAATGAAATTCCTGGGCTTTATCCCCATTTATGCTATGACCCCTTCACACAGCTCTGGCAGTATATTGGGGACTTTAAGTGGGAGTAAATTACACCTGCACCCACTTCAAAGCATTGTAACACCACCAAAATGGTGTAAAGGGGGTTTAGTGTAAAGGAAAATTAAACCCCTTTTGGTTTTTTTGCCCTGTTTTGTATGTCATTTGATCATTAAGACAAAGAGATCGAGGTGGCCAAGATCAGTGTATCTTGCAATGTATATGCAATGTATATTAAAAGACACatttcagagaggtagccgtgttagtctggatcagcaaaaacaacgaggagtccttgtggcaccttagagactaaatttatttgggcataagctttcgtggtctaaaacccacttcatcagatgcatggagtggaaaatacattagGCAAgtgtatatacacagtacatgaaaagatgggagttgccttaccaagtgggtgggtcagtgctaacgagacaattcaattaaagtggtatgccaacatttttatggctgacttagaacaacgcttcctcagctctcgtcccctaacgcccctactctacttgcactacattgatgacatcttcatcatctggacccaaggaaaagaagcccttgaggaattccaccaggatttcaacaatttccaccacaccatcaacctcagcctggaccagtccacacaagagatccacttcctggacactacagtgcaaataagcgatggtcacataaacaccacccaataccggaaacctactgaccgctatacttacctacatgcctccagctttcatccagaccacattacACGATccgttgtctacagccaagctctaagatacaaccgcatttgcgccaatccctcagacagagacaaacacctacagaaactctatcaagcattcttacaactacaatacctacctgctgaagtgaagaaacagattgacagagccagaagggtacccagaagtcacctactacaggacaggcccaacaaagaaagtaacagaacgccactagccgtcaccttcagcccccaactaaaacctctccagcgcatcaacaAGGATctgcaacctatcctgaaggatgacccctcactctcacagaccttgggagacagtccagtcctcgcttacagacagccccccaacctgaagcaaatactcaccagcaactatacaccacacaacaaaaaacacaaacccaggaacctattcctgcaacaaaccctgttgccaacttTGTCTGCAtagctattcaagggacaccatcataggacctaaccacatcagccacaccatcaggggctcgttcacctgcacacatctaccaatgtgatatatgccatcatgtgccagcaatgcccctctgccatgtacattggccaaaccgcacagtctctacacaaaagaataaatggacacaaatcagatgtcaagaattataacattcaaaaaccagtcggagagcacttcaatctccctggacactcaataacagacttaaaagtggcaattcttcaacaaaaaaacttcaaaaacagactccaatgaaaaactgcagaactggaattaatttgcaaactggacaccatcaaattaggcctgaatcaagactgggagtggatgggtcactacaaaaactaatttccccctactgttactcacaccttcttgttaactgtttgaaaagggccaccctgattacattggcctcgttaccactacaaaagtgatttttcctcccttggtatcctactgtagagaatagcccacttccactttaattgaattgtcttgttagcactgaccccccacttggtaaggcaactcccatcttttcatgtactgtgtatatattctgcctactgtattttccactccatgcatctgatgaagtgggttttagcccacgaaagctcatgcccaaataaatgtgttagtctctaaggtgccacaagtactcctcgttgttttttttaaagacccatGTATACTTAAAGACACAGCAGCTCATTTTTACAAAAGCAAGAAATATGTTTCAAATGCGAGGAGTACAGTTTGTTACACGTATTTAATTGCTGATAGGAAGATGGAACAAGCAAGCTGGATTTCTAGTAACACCATGAAAGCACCAAAGAAATATTCACATTTCCACAGGTAAGTGAGGCACTCGGAGCCCTTTATCCGATAGATTCCTCATGGGAAGTTAGGGTGCACTGAAACACTTCTTCAAAAGCGTCCAGAAAAGGCTCAGTGATTTCATCAACTGTGACATGTCTCTGGAGTTCTTCGCTCAGGGAGGTGACACCCGTCCCTTCGAGTCCACAAGGAACAATGTGATCAAACCACGTAAGATCTGTGCAGCAGTTCAGCGCCAGCCCATGAGAGGTTATATGCCTTCCACAATGGACACCTGAAAAGCAAAACATACATGTCACCTCGTTCAGTGCTATGTACCAcacaccacccctcccccaaagccaTCTTAAATgtcagatcccaaggccagaagggaccatcatgatcatctagcctgacctgtataacacaagctacagaacttcccccaaataacccctagagcagatctttcagaaaaacatccaatcctgatttaaaaattaccagtgatggacAATCCGCTACAGCccttggcaagttgttccaatggttaaatatCCCCTTCACACTAAGACTCCTATCCACCTTACCACATAAGTTGCCCAGCTGATGAGGCACCAATGCTGTAGTGCTTATCAGCAGCGAGGGCGCTGAGACCATAGCTTATCACGTTCACCAATACGGTCTcaatgtttccttgtactcccccaccATCTGTTATCTCATCTTACACTTcaactgtaagttctttgggggcagagacctgCCTGTCTGCACTGTATTTGTGACTGGGGTTCCCAGGCTCTATTATAATACAAATCTAGCCCAGGGCACTGGGTTCATTGTTATTGCAGACATGCAGGCATGGTGTGCAGTCCCTCATGAGGAAGTGAAATTCTTGTAAATATCTGCTTGTTAACCGGGCAAATCCTGCCTATTAGCAGGATTGGCTCTGGTAGCGAATGAGGACAAAGGACAGCATGATGTGCATGTTCGCAGTCATACATAGTAGAGCCCTGATTTTCCTGCTTTGCACTGCACAACAGGAGAGCTGGGATTCTACACTACTGTACTGTGACCATTGTTTTTAGAGAATCATAGAGCTTTTCAGTAGCAGAAAATTTCCAGGAATTATTAAGGCCCACGTCCTGAAAGATTTACACATGTGCACAATTTTAGTCAGAGGAGTAATCCAATGAGATTACACACATGAGTAATGGTACACACGTGCAAAAATCTTTCCAGGACTGAGGCATAAAAATGTAGTTCCTAGTGATTTACAAGTAACCTCTAAGATTATTAGAATTGAGATTAGCGTGCGGGGGGGATCTCTATTATTTCAGTATGTGGACTGCCTTTAGCCACACTCCATGTATAATCAGGTCACTCTACCTGCTATTTTCCATGGATCTTTCACACAGCAGCACATGAAAGGAGAAGCAGTTTAATAAAGGCTACGCTACGGCCTTGTCTCTGCTAGAAAAGGATCTGCCAGTgtaactataccagcaaaccaTCTTAGTGGAGGTGCCGTTCATACCAGGAAGAGTGCATTTGCTGGTATAACTTATATCAGTTCCCTAAATGAAATAAACGATATCAGCAAAAGCATGGTTTTGcttgtataactgcatctacatttGTGCTTTTGCCACCACCATCAGGTCAGTTATGGGGTGTGATTTTTTCCACGCTTGATAACATAGCTACACTGGCAAAAATTTTAAGGGTAGATCAGGTCTACGCTAGGAGCTATACTGTCAAaaacctctagtgtagacatatttatattggtataaagtgcTTATTGGATTTCCCTGACCAGGATAAACGATACCAGTATAAACACCgttataactgtgtctacactaccgctttaCTGGCATATCTACGTTAGTAAAAATCACACCCCAAACCAACACAGCAATGCCAGTAAGActcattagagcaggggtctcaaacacgcgacccgggggccgcatgtggcccgtggggttattttctgcggcccgcgagctcctcgcggcccccccctgccctcccccagcgtttacctagagcggctccggcccgacgcacactgggggcagggcaggctccctggctgcccgccctgcccccgcgccgctccgggaagcagacgaaacctggggaaggaggggcgcagggatgtgtgtggctgttgcttcgggcaccacccccagcagctcccattggccacgaatggggaaccgcggccaatgggagctgctgggggcggtgcccgaagcaacagccacacacacccctgcgcccctccttccccaagtTCCATCCGCTTCCCGGAGCgacgcgggggcagggcaggaaggtaggcaggcaggcagggaacctgccctgcccccggtgcgcgtcaggccggagcccaccccccgaacccctcctgcagccgaaccccctgccctgagccccctgcctcacccttcACCCTgatcccctgccgcacccctcacccctcctgcaccccacaccccaactccctgccctgagcccccgccacacccctgggggcatggagggggcagagttggggtggggatttcagggaaggggttggaatgggggcagggaaggggtgggaagaggcagggcaggggcggggcctcgtggaaggggtggagtgtgggcggggctaagagcggcgggggggaggtgtcagtaaatgcggccctcgggccaatgtactagtcctcatgtggccctcgtggtcatttgagtttgagacccttgCATTAGAACAGACCAGGCGAAGCAGAAAAGcatggccttgatcctgcactGAAAACCCCATGGGTGGATCCCTGCATCCGTGCTGAGCCCCACTGGAGTCTGTGCGGTTCGTTGCAGCATCAGGGCTTGTGATCATAAAACCACAAACACTGGTGGGGCACTTGGGCAGGTTCAAAACCTGAAACTACTCTTAACTCACTCAAGGCCGCTCAGCCCCATCTCCTGCCAACTTCCCAGGAGCTCCCCAAGTCTCCACTTGTCCCCTGATCCTCTACCTCTCTGCTGCCCCCCATGacctcctcacccctcctgcctTCTCCTCAGGGACCCCCTGAGCCCCGGCATCCCACAACTGCTACCCCCATTTCCCCTGCAACCCTCTTCCTGTCTCCTCCCCAGGGACCCTGAGCCCCCAacataccccaacccccacctctctcctgccccccatttTGCCCCCACcctcttcctgcctcctccccagggaccctgagccccccacatccccacctctctcctgccccccatttcccctgcaaccctcttcctgtctcctccccagggaccctgagccccccacatccccacctctctcctgccccccatttcccctgcacccctcttcttGCCTCCTCCCcagggaccccgagccccccacatcccccaacccctctcctgccccccacccctcttcttGCCTCCTCCCcagggaccccgagccccccgtGTTCCCCTCACTCCCTTCCTGCCCCGGGACCCCCCGAACCCCGAacttctcccagccccccgcctctccccggctcccggcccggcccggcgctcacCCACGGCGCAGAGCTTGCGGCCCCGCAGCCACACGCCGGTGTAGGGCGGCGGCAGGGCGCGCGCGGCGGGCAGGCCCAGGCGGCGGCAGAGGCCCAGCGCCGCGGCCTCCAGCTCCCCCACGTAGGCGCGCAGCGAGAGGCCGAGGCGCCGCAGGTCCAGCACCGGGTAGGCCAGCAGCTGGCCCGGGCCGTGGAAGGTGAGCAGCCCGCCGCGCGCCGCCCGCCGGAACTCGGCGCCCAGCGCCCGCAGCCGCCGCTCCTCGCCCGCCGGGTCGGGGCCGCCCCGCAGCCCGCGCGTGTACACGGGCCCCGCCGGCTCGGAGAGCAGCAGCCAGCCCGCCGCGCCCGGCCCCGCCGCCCGCTGCCGCCCCACGCAGCGCTCCTGCGCCGCCAGCGACTCCGCGTAGGGCAGCCGGCCCAGCCGCAGCAGCCGCACCGCGGGCCGGGCCCGCATCGCCCCGCCGCTGCCGGCCtgcctgcctggctggctgggggagcgcGGGGAGGGGTCGGGGCGGGGGGCGACTCGaggcggggctgggagtggggtagGGCAGTGTGGGGTAGGGCTCAGAGGCAGGGGAAGGTAGGGTGGGGTaggggtcagaggtggggtaggggaggcAGTGTGGGGTAGGGCTCAGAGGCAGGGGGAGGTAGGGTGGGGTAGGGGTCAGAGATGGCATTGGGGTGGAGGCGGGGGAAGGCAGGGTGGGATtgggtcagaggtggggtagtggaaGGCAGGGTGGGGTAGGGCTCAGAGGCGGGGGAAGGCAGGGTGAGGTAGGGGTCAGAGGTAGGATAGGGGAAGGTAGGGTGGGGTAGGGGTCAGAGATGGCactggggtggaggcagggggaaggcaggGTGAGGTAGAGGTCAGAGATGGGGTAGGGGAAGGTAGGGTGGGGTAGGGGTCAGAGATGGCACTGGGGTGGAGGCGGGGGAAGGCAGGGTGAGGTAgaggtcaggggtggggtagtggaagGCAGGGTGGGGTAGGGTCAGGTGGATCTGGGGGTGGGGTCAGAAGCAGGGGAAGGTAGGGTGGGGTAGTGTTCAGAGATGGCGCTGAGGTTAGGCTGGGATGGGCTGTGAGTTGGGTCAGGtgggtgaggggttggggtgggatagggtgaccagacagcaaatgtgaaaaatcgggacgggggtggggggtaataggagcctatataagaaaaaggcccaaaaatcgggactgtccctataatatcgggacatctggtcaccctagggtgggATGTGGTAGGGAACAGAGGTAGGGTAGGGTGAGAGTAGAGGTTAGGTGAAGCTGGGgatagggtggggtggggaatcaaCGGTGGGgttgtgtgatgaagtgggggaattgtcttgtttttttcttgtttttccaatggtttgcatgcagagggggcgggactcagtttccctgggtgttactggtttaacgaggtgatgggagagggagtttgttgttacagaggaccagctagggaacttgggaccccagccaatggcctggagaatggataccccagcgactggcgacctggtgacccagaggcccagctcaggagtcgcagccagttctggccagtgggaggacaatgggctgtaaaGAGAGGACCCCCGGTGACCTAAaaagccggttccagccagagggggccagaggacggaagagaggagaggaggcccaggcgaccctgtttacctggagagaagacaatggacagaggcagggcttgAGGgtggtgatatcagatgcccagctgggaagcaggagggctctgggctggagagggagagcaggcagagcccaccttgatgcaggggagacttggatgtgctgtgctgagggaagcCAGGCTcgagggccctgag
The Emys orbicularis isolate rEmyOrb1 chromosome 1, rEmyOrb1.hap1, whole genome shotgun sequence DNA segment above includes these coding regions:
- the LOC135895420 gene encoding octanoyl-[acyl-carrier-protein]:protein N-octanoyltransferase LIPT2, mitochondrial-like, which gives rise to MRARPAVRLLRLGRLPYAESLAAQERCVGRQRAAGPGAAGWLLLSEPAGPVYTRGLRGGPDPAGEERRLRALGAEFRRAARGGLLTFHGPGQLLAYPVLDLRRLGLSLRAYVGELEAAALGLCRRLGLPAARALPPPYTGVWLRGRKLCAVGVHCGRHITSHGLALNCCTDLTWFDHIVPCGLEGTGVTSLSEELQRHVTVDEITEPFLDAFEEVFQCTLTSHEESIG